The segment GGTGCCCGTCCCGTCTTGGACATCCACTTCGCGGACTTCCTTCTTCTGGCCATGGATGAGCTGGCCAACCAGGCGGCCAGCATCCGCTACATGTCCGGGGGCAAGCTCCGGGTTCCCCTGGTGATCCGGGCCCCGGATGGGGCCATCCGTTCCGCTGGCGCCCATCATTCCAAGAGCCTCGAGGCCCTTTTCCTCCACCTGCCGGGCTTCAAGGTGGTGGCTCCCGCTACCCCCAAGGATGCCAAGGGCCTATTAAAAAGCGCCATTCGGTCTGAGGACCCCGTGCTCTATCTTGAGCACAAGGCCCTTTATCCGCGAAAAGGACCCGTCCTCGAGGGGGAGTACCTAGTCCCCTTGGGCCGGGCGGAGGTGGTGCGCCCGGGGACGGACCTCACCCTCATCAGCTACTCCCTGACCCTGCACAAGGCCCTGGAAGCTGCCGAACTCCTGGCCGGGGAGGGCGTGCAGGCGGAGGTGGTGGACCTTAAGACCCTCTATCCCCTGGACTGGGATACCCTGCTGGCCTCCGTGGAAAGGACGGGCAGGGCGGTGGTGGCCCACGAGGGGTGGCGCTTCCTGGGTCCGGGTGCCGAGATCGCCGCCACCTTGGAGGAGAGGCTTTGGGGAAAGCTCAAGGCCCCCGTGGCGAGGGTGGGGGCGGCCCATGTGCCCATTCCCTTCAGCCCTCCGTTGGAGCGCCGGGTTCTTCCCCAGGTGGAGGACATCCTCAAAGCGGCAAAGGAGGTGTTGGCGTGGCGCTAAAACCCATCCTGATGCCCCAGCTCGG is part of the Thermus caldilimi genome and harbors:
- a CDS encoding alpha-ketoacid dehydrogenase subunit beta gives rise to the protein MRQITFAEATREAMEEEMARDPRVFLMGEDIAKQGGIFGQFKGLPERFGLERVRDTPISEPTLVGAALGAALVGARPVLDIHFADFLLLAMDELANQAASIRYMSGGKLRVPLVIRAPDGAIRSAGAHHSKSLEALFLHLPGFKVVAPATPKDAKGLLKSAIRSEDPVLYLEHKALYPRKGPVLEGEYLVPLGRAEVVRPGTDLTLISYSLTLHKALEAAELLAGEGVQAEVVDLKTLYPLDWDTLLASVERTGRAVVAHEGWRFLGPGAEIAATLEERLWGKLKAPVARVGAAHVPIPFSPPLERRVLPQVEDILKAAKEVLAWR